From a region of the Gordonia sp. PP30 genome:
- a CDS encoding alpha/beta hydrolase, protein MSRATSKNLSLPERIQRRLFRAAGLIPASVLGTAARITKVNSDGDHLAPEMALVGAATAKVPGMGLTSRPPAGARAQLDATGVAMAQTFPPFAIEEDLEFEGPGGTIGATRYRVEAGSPRGLILFLHGGGYVLGSRASHDSAVRALAVASGTDVLSIDYRLAPEHKFPAAVDDALAAWHYAVAKAPEWGIDPAKIVVAGDSAGGCLSAVVALQTRGEDVVPALQLLIYPVTDMARETDSRREFADGHFLTAADIAYFTEHYLSDPAEATDPRVSPLLADDLSGLPPAYVVVAGFDPLRDEGLAYAEAMRAAGVPVTLERAGSMIHGFINMGLISPAAREYVSRMGAAVVDALS, encoded by the coding sequence GTGAGCCGCGCGACATCGAAGAATCTGTCTCTGCCCGAACGCATCCAGCGCCGGTTGTTCCGGGCGGCGGGATTGATTCCCGCGTCCGTGCTGGGTACCGCCGCCCGGATCACCAAGGTCAACTCCGACGGCGATCACCTCGCCCCGGAGATGGCGCTGGTGGGAGCGGCGACCGCGAAGGTGCCGGGGATGGGGCTGACGTCGCGGCCGCCGGCCGGGGCCCGCGCGCAGCTCGACGCCACCGGCGTGGCGATGGCGCAGACCTTCCCGCCGTTCGCGATCGAGGAGGATCTGGAGTTCGAGGGCCCGGGCGGAACCATCGGCGCGACCCGCTACCGGGTGGAGGCGGGGAGCCCGCGCGGACTGATCCTGTTCCTGCACGGCGGCGGCTACGTGCTCGGCAGCCGGGCCAGCCATGACTCGGCGGTCCGTGCGCTCGCGGTGGCCTCCGGCACGGACGTGCTCTCGATCGACTACCGGCTCGCCCCGGAGCACAAGTTCCCGGCCGCGGTCGACGACGCGCTCGCGGCCTGGCACTACGCGGTGGCGAAGGCACCCGAGTGGGGGATCGACCCGGCGAAGATCGTCGTCGCGGGCGACTCGGCGGGCGGCTGCCTGTCCGCCGTGGTGGCGCTGCAGACGCGGGGCGAGGACGTCGTCCCGGCGTTGCAGCTGCTCATCTATCCGGTCACCGACATGGCGCGGGAGACCGATTCCCGGCGCGAGTTCGCCGACGGGCACTTCCTCACCGCAGCGGACATCGCCTACTTCACCGAGCACTACCTGTCCGATCCCGCCGAGGCCACCGATCCGCGGGTCTCGCCGTTGCTGGCCGACGACCTGAGCGGTCTGCCGCCCGCGTACGTGGTGGTCGCCGGGTTCGATCCGCTGCGCGACGAAGGTCTGGCCTACGCCGAGGCGATGCGCGCCGCGGGCGTGCCGGTGACGCTGGAGCGGGCCGGCTCGATGATCCACGGCTTCATCAACATGGGCCTGATCTCGCCGGCGGCGCGCGAGTACGTCTCCCGGATGGGCGCGGCCGTCGTCGACGCCCTCTCCTGA
- a CDS encoding FUSC family protein: protein MQNDDSPAAATPPVPAGSAEPQARDEPSFKRLLLLSAICVLVAGGLLFWLSRMWGTPVLSAGYIGLMFLAPAVRILNLKGMVAATGWAMAILVLGVLIGTFGPWVQLGGVVLTALGQGLFVVSGSAGLNRSPASLVGFSKFAETGSPAEVWQPLIGLSIGAAAIIILGLIAFGSGKKTVKAAPLSERLFYGGGLAIGSAVLTVIWTVAGLGGLGYALLVFCLVYAFDSGKVIHNSRIRVFGAILGVVTSVLVSWLLSSWQPALIAVFMICGILALASLLNKQEFWFVVFLVAAVVHLAEITPGKSAWDSGVEHIFGVLGAAAVAVALHCVAVPLHNRILKPAIAAHTA from the coding sequence ATGCAGAACGACGACTCTCCCGCCGCCGCGACGCCGCCGGTCCCCGCGGGCTCCGCCGAGCCGCAGGCGCGCGACGAACCGTCGTTCAAGCGACTGCTGCTGCTATCGGCGATCTGCGTGCTCGTCGCCGGTGGACTGCTCTTCTGGCTGTCGCGGATGTGGGGCACGCCGGTGCTGTCGGCCGGATACATCGGCCTGATGTTCCTGGCGCCTGCCGTGCGTATCCTGAACTTGAAGGGCATGGTCGCGGCGACCGGATGGGCGATGGCGATCCTGGTGCTGGGTGTACTGATCGGTACGTTCGGCCCGTGGGTGCAACTCGGCGGGGTGGTGCTGACCGCGCTCGGTCAGGGGCTGTTCGTCGTTTCGGGCTCGGCTGGCCTGAACAGGTCGCCCGCCAGCCTGGTCGGTTTCTCGAAGTTCGCTGAGACTGGGTCGCCGGCCGAGGTGTGGCAGCCGCTGATCGGCCTGTCGATCGGTGCGGCCGCGATCATCATTCTGGGGCTGATCGCCTTCGGCAGCGGCAAGAAGACGGTCAAGGCGGCGCCACTCTCCGAGCGGCTCTTCTACGGCGGCGGGCTGGCGATCGGCTCGGCGGTGCTCACGGTGATCTGGACCGTCGCCGGGCTGGGCGGACTCGGCTATGCACTGCTGGTGTTCTGCCTGGTCTACGCGTTCGATTCTGGCAAGGTGATCCACAATTCGAGGATTCGGGTGTTCGGCGCGATCCTCGGCGTGGTGACCTCGGTGCTGGTCTCATGGCTGCTGTCGTCGTGGCAGCCCGCGCTGATCGCGGTCTTCATGATCTGCGGCATCCTGGCGCTGGCCAGCTTGCTGAACAAGCAGGAGTTCTGGTTCGTGGTCTTCCTCGTCGCCGCGGTCGTCCACCTGGCCGAGATCACCCCGGGCAAGTCTGCCTGGGACTCCGGCGTCGAGCACATCTTCGGCGTGCTGGGTGCCGCCGCCGTCGCGGTGGCGCTCCACTGTGTCGCCGTCCCCCTCCATAACAGGATCCTCAAACCCGCCATTGCGGCCCACACCGCTTGA
- a CDS encoding alpha/beta hydrolase family protein: MVSALVAPHAAAEPGDGVRVVSRFVVSAQREMLTVHSAAMREDIPLTVLRPKQDRPAPVLYLLNGAGGGEDGANWAARTDYVSFFADKHVNVVTPMKGAFSYYTDWQRDDPRLGRQKWETFLTRELPPLIDRELGTTRRNAIAGISMAGTSVLNLAARSRGLYRAAASYSGCARTSDPVGQAFIRAVVEDRGKADMTNMWGPLDGPGWRANDPLVNAEKLRGTAVYLSSNTGLPGEDESLPPGASADRALSMADQVLLGGGIEFAVNVCTQQMADRLAQLKIPAVVRIRDTGTHSWGYWERELKASWPTIRSALTR, from the coding sequence ATGGTGAGCGCGCTCGTCGCACCGCATGCCGCGGCCGAACCGGGTGACGGTGTTCGTGTCGTGAGCCGGTTCGTGGTCAGCGCCCAGCGGGAAATGCTGACCGTGCATTCGGCCGCGATGAGGGAGGACATCCCGCTGACTGTGCTGCGGCCGAAGCAGGATCGGCCTGCGCCGGTCCTCTACTTGCTCAACGGCGCCGGGGGCGGAGAAGACGGCGCCAACTGGGCCGCGCGTACCGACTACGTGAGCTTCTTCGCAGACAAGCACGTCAATGTGGTGACGCCGATGAAGGGTGCGTTCTCGTACTACACCGACTGGCAACGCGACGATCCCCGGCTCGGTCGGCAGAAGTGGGAGACGTTCCTGACACGCGAGTTGCCGCCGCTGATCGACCGCGAGCTTGGTACCACCAGGCGCAACGCGATCGCGGGAATCTCGATGGCGGGGACGTCCGTGCTGAACCTTGCGGCACGGTCTCGCGGTCTCTACCGGGCCGCAGCGTCGTACAGCGGCTGCGCCCGGACCAGCGACCCGGTCGGCCAGGCGTTCATCCGTGCGGTGGTCGAGGACCGGGGCAAGGCGGATATGACGAACATGTGGGGCCCACTCGACGGTCCAGGTTGGCGTGCGAACGACCCGCTCGTCAATGCCGAGAAGCTGCGCGGCACGGCGGTGTACCTCTCGTCGAACACCGGCCTGCCAGGCGAGGACGAGTCGTTGCCACCGGGCGCTTCCGCCGACCGTGCGCTGAGCATGGCCGACCAGGTGCTACTCGGCGGTGGCATCGAATTCGCCGTGAACGTCTGTACCCAACAGATGGCCGACCGACTCGCCCAGCTCAAGATTCCTGCCGTGGTCCGCATCCGCGACACCGGCACCCACTCCTGGGGCTACTGGGAGCGGGAACTCAAGGCCTCGTGGCCGACCATCCGATCAGCGTTGACGCGTTGA
- a CDS encoding ISL3 family transposase, translating to MSELTADVADTICRTVELGVTITGAAVDARGRTHLWCRVLQADRHCPGCQIAGDLRDHADRVLTDVPISGHPVVLHVAVPRFVCRTSDCPRTIFRGGIDHVAAPRAVVTARTTRWILQRIAIDKMSVKAVATALGLAWKTVNAIAVSAARALVYDGGHLDGVRHLGVDEHKWKHVRGQGDPSFVTVLIDLTPVVEGTGPARLLDMIGGRSAQVLKDWMNTRDQRFRDRITVVAMDGFTGYKTATSQELPAARVVMDPFHVVALAGNKLDLCRQRVQQQTCGHRGRAGDPLYTIRRILHTRTGLLTAKQKIRLYESLTSHDAHVAVEITYQVYQQLIAAYQHPQRREGKKLMWKVLKRIQTGLPAGLAELAQLGRSLWKRRADILAYFDTGVSNGPVEAINGRLEHLRGIAQGFRNLDHYILRSLLHSGQLAEHINAL from the coding sequence ATGAGCGAGCTTACTGCCGATGTTGCTGACACGATCTGCCGAACCGTCGAGCTGGGGGTGACGATCACCGGCGCCGCTGTCGATGCCCGCGGCCGCACGCACTTGTGGTGCCGGGTGCTGCAGGCCGATCGGCATTGTCCGGGCTGTCAGATCGCCGGCGACCTGCGTGATCACGCCGACCGCGTGCTCACTGATGTGCCGATCAGCGGCCATCCTGTTGTTCTGCATGTCGCGGTGCCCCGGTTCGTGTGCCGTACCAGCGACTGCCCACGAACGATCTTCCGCGGCGGGATCGATCATGTCGCCGCGCCCCGGGCCGTGGTCACCGCCCGGACCACACGCTGGATCCTGCAACGCATCGCGATCGACAAGATGAGCGTGAAAGCGGTGGCCACAGCGCTGGGCCTGGCGTGGAAGACAGTCAACGCGATCGCCGTGAGTGCGGCCCGGGCCCTGGTCTACGACGGCGGCCACCTCGACGGTGTACGGCACCTGGGCGTCGATGAGCACAAGTGGAAACACGTTCGCGGACAAGGAGACCCGAGCTTCGTGACCGTTCTGATCGACTTGACGCCCGTGGTCGAGGGCACCGGCCCGGCTCGGCTGCTGGACATGATCGGCGGCCGGTCAGCGCAGGTCCTCAAAGACTGGATGAACACTCGTGACCAGCGATTCCGCGACCGGATCACAGTCGTGGCCATGGACGGATTCACCGGCTACAAGACCGCCACCAGCCAGGAACTCCCCGCCGCCCGGGTCGTGATGGACCCGTTCCACGTCGTCGCGCTGGCCGGAAACAAGCTCGATCTGTGCCGCCAACGCGTTCAGCAGCAGACATGCGGGCACCGCGGACGCGCCGGTGACCCGTTGTACACGATCCGCCGGATCCTGCACACCCGTACCGGGTTGCTCACCGCCAAGCAGAAGATCCGGTTGTACGAGTCGCTGACCAGCCATGACGCGCACGTCGCGGTCGAGATCACCTACCAGGTGTATCAGCAGCTGATCGCCGCCTACCAGCACCCGCAGCGCCGCGAGGGCAAGAAACTGATGTGGAAGGTCCTCAAACGCATCCAGACCGGACTCCCCGCCGGGCTAGCCGAACTCGCCCAACTCGGGCGAAGTCTCTGGAAACGCCGCGCCGACATCCTGGCCTACTTCGATACCGGAGTCTCCAACGGACCCGTCGAAGCCATCAACGGCCGCCTCGAACACCTCCGCGGAATCGCCCAGGGCTTCCGCAACCTCGACCACTACATCTTGCGATCCCTCCTGCACTCCGGTCAGCTCGCCGAACACATCAACGCACTCTGA
- a CDS encoding serine hydrolase domain-containing protein: protein MPNLNDTLDTILDRSVTAADPAARVPGVVATVTRADGTLYEGAAGARSVDGEVPMTTDSVFCMFSTTKAITATAALQCTEEGLLDLDAPAAEYVPEIAELQVIEGFDDEGGQRLRAPLRPITTRMLLLHTAGLGYMFFSDVYSRLTATTGEPDIIAATKKSLMTPLLFDPGTRWNYGTNMDWAGQVVEAVRGARLGEVMSERIFAPLGMTDTAFTMSPGMASRRTEVHQRLDDGSLAPTGMVLPQDPEVHMGGHGLYSTMPDYTRFLRMWLRDGEGEHGQVLRPETVAAASTNGLGELKIGMLKTSAPALSHDAEFFPGQSKSWAYSFMVNDEKAPTGRAAGSLAWAGLANLYYWIDRESDVAGIWGTQILPFADPGSVGGYLDFETAVYQQLP, encoded by the coding sequence ATGCCCAATCTAAACGACACCCTCGATACGATCCTGGATCGGTCCGTCACCGCCGCCGACCCCGCGGCGCGCGTGCCCGGCGTGGTCGCAACGGTCACTCGCGCTGACGGCACCCTCTACGAGGGCGCGGCCGGTGCGCGTTCGGTGGACGGCGAGGTACCGATGACCACCGACTCGGTCTTCTGCATGTTCTCCACGACGAAGGCGATCACCGCGACCGCGGCACTGCAGTGTACGGAGGAAGGCCTGCTCGATCTGGATGCGCCGGCCGCCGAATACGTGCCGGAGATCGCCGAGCTCCAGGTGATCGAGGGCTTCGACGACGAAGGCGGCCAACGACTGCGTGCGCCGCTGCGTCCCATCACCACTCGCATGCTGCTGCTGCATACCGCGGGTCTGGGATACATGTTCTTCTCCGACGTCTACTCGCGGCTGACGGCCACCACCGGCGAGCCGGACATCATCGCAGCCACCAAGAAGTCTCTGATGACACCGCTACTCTTCGACCCGGGGACTCGCTGGAACTACGGCACCAACATGGATTGGGCGGGTCAGGTGGTCGAAGCCGTTCGCGGTGCACGACTCGGCGAGGTGATGTCCGAGCGTATCTTCGCTCCGCTGGGTATGACCGACACCGCATTCACCATGAGTCCCGGCATGGCGAGCCGTCGCACCGAAGTGCATCAGCGTCTCGACGACGGCAGCCTCGCTCCGACCGGCATGGTGTTGCCGCAGGACCCGGAGGTGCACATGGGTGGCCATGGCCTGTACTCGACCATGCCCGACTACACCAGGTTTCTGCGCATGTGGTTGCGGGACGGCGAGGGGGAACACGGTCAAGTGTTGCGGCCGGAGACGGTGGCGGCCGCGTCGACCAACGGTCTCGGCGAACTCAAGATCGGCATGCTCAAGACATCCGCCCCCGCTCTGTCGCACGACGCCGAGTTCTTCCCCGGGCAGAGCAAATCGTGGGCGTACTCGTTCATGGTGAACGATGAGAAGGCCCCGACCGGTCGAGCGGCCGGTTCGCTGGCCTGGGCCGGACTGGCCAACCTCTACTACTGGATCGACCGCGAGTCGGACGTAGCCGGAATCTGGGGCACACAGATCCTTCCGTTCGCCGATCCGGGCTCTGTCGGCGGCTATCTCGACTTCGAGACGGCTGTCTACCAGCAACTTCCGTGA